TGGGCAGCGCCGTCCTGACGGTCAGGGCGCTGCTGGAGGACGACGAACTGCCGTCCGGATCGCGGCTGGTGGACGCCCCGTTCGTGGAGGGCGCGGTGGCGGCGGTGGTCGCCGCTTCCGCGGGGGCGCCGCTGGCGGAGGTCGAATCGGCGGCCGCGGAGGCGTACGGGTACCGCAAGTCCTGACCCGCGACACCGCGACCCGCGGCACCGTGACACCGCGGTACGGGGGCTGGTGGCGCGAGCTCCGGCGGGCGGGCCGTGCGGGGGCCGATCCCGGCGGCCGCGGGCCCTGCGGTGTGGGCCTGGCGGCGTGAGTGCCGCCGGTGCGGTCCCCGGCGCGGGGGCCGGCGGTGCGGGTGTGCCGGGCCGGTCGCGGGACGGGGTGGCGGGGGGACGGGCCCCGCCGGTGAAGGGGGTGGCGGGGCCCGTCGGTGGAGGGGGCGGGGCCGTGTCAGCAGGCGCGGTAGCGGTAGCCGTCGGTGCCGGCGGCGGAGACGTCGAGGTCCCGCTGGACGATGGCGAGCTTGGAGCCCCAGGCGGAGCAGGCGCGGTCGTAGCCGCCGGACTCGTACTCGATGACGAACACGCGGTTCGCGTACGCCTTGGCGAAGTCCCCGCACTCGTCGTACCGGCCGCATTCCTCGGCCACGGCGAAGTCGAAGCCGATCTTCGTGCGGTCGGGCAGCATCTCGGCGGTGTTCTTCTGGCCGATGGCGAGGCCGGCGGCGTGTGCGCGGTCGGCCAGGAGTGTGGCGAAGGCGACGTTGTTCGCCTTGGTCAGGCGGCCCTTGGAGCGGCTGAAGGAGTCGAGGTTGTCGGGTTCGACGGCCTGGAAGCCGCTGCGGGCGCAGCCGCTGATCCAGTCTCCGACGACCTTGGCGAGGCGGGTGCGCTTGTCGGCCGTCGAGGTGTCCAGGAGGGCCTCGCCCCAGTTCTCGTCGACGACGGGCTGCTGCCTGCCGTCGCGGAGCACCAGGTCGGGGTGGTTCTTCTGCCACCAGCCGAGGGCGTCGGGCTGGGTCTGGAAGGCGTTGACGTAGCAGATGTTGTAGAGGCCCGCGGTGGGCTTGGCGGAGCGGTCGCGGGAGACCGTCTTGACGCCCTTGGGGGGTGTGTACGCCTGTCCGATCTGGTAGTCGAAGGGCGAGTTGGCCGCGGGGAGGCGGGGCGCGGCGCTCTGCCCGGCGGATGCCTGGAAGAACATCAGGCCCGCGCCGAGGGCGCCGGCGACGCCGACGGCGCCGGCCGCGAGGGTGCGCTTGCGGCGCAGGAAGGGGGTTGCTGAGTGTTTCGGCACACGTGCTCCAGTACGAGGGGCGGTCTGGTGTTCGCATCCTGCGTGAGGAGTCGTGAGGAATTCATGAGGGCGGGGCGGCGGGGGGCCGGGCGCGGCGGGCGCGGGCGCGGCGGGCCGGTCGCGGGCCGAGGGCGAGGCGGAAGACCGCGCCGCCGCCGGGGCGGGTGTCCGCGGTGAGGCGGCCGGCGTGGGCGGTGGCGATCTCCGCCACCAGCGACAGGCCGATGCCCGAGCCGCCGCCCGGGGAGCGGAACCGCGAGACCAGCTCGGGCAGGTCGGCCGCGGTGACGCCGGGGCCGCGGTCGGCGACGGCCACGGTGGCGCCGCGGACGGTGACGTGGACCTGGGCGCGGCCCGCGGGGTCGCCGGGGGTGCGGCCGTGGCGCAGGGCGTTGTCGAGGAGGTTGCGCACGGCGATCCGTACGAGGGCCGGGTCCGCGGTGGCGACCGAGGGTTCCAGGGAGGCGGTCAGGGTGTGGGCGCCGGCCGGCAGTTCCTCGCAGATCTGCTCGACGAGCTGGTCCAGGCGCAGCGGTACGGGGCGCAGGGTGTCGGCGGGGTCCTGGAGCCGGCCGCGGGTGAGGACGTTGTCGACGACGTCGGTGAGGCGTTCGGTGGCGCGGCGGATGCGCGGCAGGTGGGGGTCCAGGCCGCGCGGGTCCAGGCCGGCGACGTCCACCGAGCTGCGCATGACGGCGACCGGGGTGCGCAGTTCGTGCGCGGTGTCGGCGAGCATCCGCTCCTGTGCCTCCAGGGCCTGCCAGGCGGGGCGCAGGCTGCGGCCGGAGAGCAGGTGTCCGGTGGCCGCGGCCAGGCAGGTGAGCAGGCCGGAGCCGGTCAGGACGGCGGCGATGAGGCGGTCGTGTTCGGCCACGCGGTGGGCGGGGTCGCCGACGACCACGACCGCGCCTTCCACGGCCCCCGATTCGTCGTGGTGGAAGGGCCGGCCGAGGAGGTAGGCCGGGGCTCCGCGGGCGTCGGTCACCTCCGCCCGTACGGTGTCGTCGCGGGCCATGGCGGAGCGGGCGAGGGCGGTCAGCCGGGTCTCGGCGACCGGGGCGGCGGGGCCCCGGGAGGTGAAGATCCGCTGCAGGGTGCCGTCGGGGGCGGTGTGGACCACGGTGACCTGGGGGCCGTTCTCGGTGGCCTCGTCGTCGTAGAGGCCGTCCAGCTGGATGCCGGTGTCGGTGTAGTAGATCAGCGAGGTGCCGACGGCGGCCCGG
Above is a window of Streptomyces subrutilus DNA encoding:
- a CDS encoding sensor histidine kinase, which produces MTDTAPGPPSHRRRTRRDPAGGPRTPDAPPGPRAPAGAERAARRGARRSPARLRLRRLQLRLTLAYTLVTLAGVSALSWLVIRTDERSWRAAAYDEMGRRAAVGTSLIYYTDTGIQLDGLYDDEATENGPQVTVVHTAPDGTLQRIFTSRGPAAPVAETRLTALARSAMARDDTVRAEVTDARGAPAYLLGRPFHHDESGAVEGAVVVVGDPAHRVAEHDRLIAAVLTGSGLLTCLAAATGHLLSGRSLRPAWQALEAQERMLADTAHELRTPVAVMRSSVDVAGLDPRGLDPHLPRIRRATERLTDVVDNVLTRGRLQDPADTLRPVPLRLDQLVEQICEELPAGAHTLTASLEPSVATADPALVRIAVRNLLDNALRHGRTPGDPAGRAQVHVTVRGATVAVADRGPGVTAADLPELVSRFRSPGGGSGIGLSLVAEIATAHAGRLTADTRPGGGAVFRLALGPRPARRARARRARPPAAPPS
- a CDS encoding endo alpha-1,4 polygalactosaminidase; this encodes MPKHSATPFLRRKRTLAAGAVGVAGALGAGLMFFQASAGQSAAPRLPAANSPFDYQIGQAYTPPKGVKTVSRDRSAKPTAGLYNICYVNAFQTQPDALGWWQKNHPDLVLRDGRQQPVVDENWGEALLDTSTADKRTRLAKVVGDWISGCARSGFQAVEPDNLDSFSRSKGRLTKANNVAFATLLADRAHAAGLAIGQKNTAEMLPDRTKIGFDFAVAEECGRYDECGDFAKAYANRVFVIEYESGGYDRACSAWGSKLAIVQRDLDVSAAGTDGYRYRAC